Proteins encoded together in one Anopheles darlingi chromosome 3, idAnoDarlMG_H_01, whole genome shotgun sequence window:
- the LOC125956656 gene encoding guanine nucleotide exchange factor MSS4 homolog → MATEVAVSTCTDYKDLLDESSRNKTSVKCDRCGSLMLRPANADFADVEYDLPEARQKRPTAQAAAEETAESEGFTCQKLKHFWMVKDMYTFENIGFSNTVNNKKYLICADCEVGPVGYYDLDTKQCYIALDRVKHE, encoded by the exons ATGGCCACTGAAGTGGCTGTATCGACCTGCACCGATTACAAGGACCTGTTGGACGAAAGTTCGCGCAACAAAACGAGCGTCAAGTGCGACCGATGCGGTTCGCTTATGCTGAGACCGGCAAACGCAGATTTCGCTGATGTTGAA taCGATCTACCAGAGGCACGGCAGAAGAGACcaacagcacaagcagcagcagaagagacgGCGGAGAGCGAGGGTTTCACGTGCCAAAAGCTAAAACACTTCTGGATGGTCAAGGATATGTACACGTTCGAGAATATCGGTTTCAGCAACACGGTGAACAACAAAAAGTACCTCATATGCGCCGACTGCGAGGTGGGCCCCGTGGGTTACTACGATTTGGATACGAAGCAGTGCTACATTGCGCTGGATCGGGTGAAACATGAGTAG
- the LOC125956655 gene encoding V-type proton ATPase 16 kDa proteolipid subunit c, with the protein MALPEENPVYSPFFGVMGAAAAIIFSALGAAYGTAKSGTGIAAMSVMRPELIMKSIIPVVMAGIIAIYGLVVAVLIAGSLDEPSKYPLYKGFIHLGAGLAVGFSGLAAGFAIGIVGDAGVRGTAQQPRLFVGMILILIFAEVLGLYGLIVAIYLYTK; encoded by the exons atggCCCTGCCGGAAGAGAACCCCGTCTACTCGCCCTTCTTCGGAGTTATGggcgcagcagctgctatCATTTTCAGCG CTCTCGGTGCTGCTTATGGTACGGCCAAGTCTGGTACCGGTATTGCCGCCATGTCGGTGATGCGTCCTGAGCTGATCATGAAGTCGATCATTCCTGTCGTCATGGCGGGTATCATTGCCATCTACGGTCTGGTCGTCGCTGTGCTGATCGCTGGTTCCTTGGATGAGCCATCCAAGTACCCTCTGTACAA gGGCTTCATTCATCTCGGTGCCGGTTTGGCGGTCGGTTTCTCTGGATTGGCGGCCGGTTTCGCCATCGGTATCGTCGGTGATGCCGGTGTCCGTGGTACCGCCCAGCAGCCCAGACTGTTCGTCGGTATGATTCTGATCCTCATTTTCGCCGAAGTGTTGGGTCTGTACGGTCTGATCGTCGCCATCTACCTGTACACGAAATAA
- the LOC125956657 gene encoding uncharacterized protein LOC125956657: MINRLLRLQKLVRPSLALARCHQQGPAIVRGLNHNSGRFRHGKQRHTKKMAEAITETNLVTFFQQLAEINAKYPIIKMVAVLLAKKLFLGAFYSIWLVDEPNSLIATIKKLLQKVKDLM, translated from the exons ATGATTAACCGTTTGTTGCGTTTGCAGAAGCTGGTTAGGCCATCATTGGCACTAGCAAGATGCCACCAGCAAGGTCCTGCTATCGTTCGGGGTTTAAACCACAATTCCGGCCGCTTCCGGCATG GCAAACAACGGCATACTAAGAAGATGGCCGAAGCGATCACCGAAACGAATCTCGTGACATTTTTCCAGCAACTGGCCGAAATAAATGCCAA gTATCCTATAATCAAAATGGTGGCGGTACTTTTGGCCAAGAAACTATTCTTGGGCGCCTTTTACAGCATCTGGTTGGTTGATGAACCAAATTCGCTGATCGCGACCATAAAAAAACTACTGCAAAAAGTGAAAGATCTGATGTAA
- the LOC125956597 gene encoding heat shock protein 75 kDa, mitochondrial yields MSVANGLLRLQKLARPSFALARCLHPATGRLYHSSGRLQEVHHIPATASWTLPLSRSLTTKPAEDAGDSGYHSIIRDQEKTVGNSDKHEFQAETRMLLDIVARSLYSDKEVFVRELVSNASDALEKFRFLIQSSADGSGEFVEADRSLEIHIGTNKQERQLTIQDTGIGMTREELIAHLGTIARSGSKHFIEQLKESGKGTQENVQNIIGQFGVGFYSAFMVADRVDVYTRSARAGSPGLKWSSDGSGTFEVQEAENVAVGTKIVVHLKGDCREFADEDRIREVIRKYSNFVGSPIYLNGKQANQIQPIWLMEPKQVTADQHNEFYRFVGNTFDVPRFTLHYKTDVPLSIRALLYFPEGKPGLFEMSRDTDIGVALYTRKVLIQSKTENLLPKWLRFLKGVVDSEDIPLNLSRELLQNSALIRKLRVALTNRALRFLHDRSQKEPESYDKFYKDYGLFLKEGIVTSQEQQEKEEIARLLRFETSKEAGRTVSLPEYCERQAEGQKDIYYLAAPNRTLAEASPYYESLKKRGIEVLFCYEAYDELVLMQLGMYLGKNLVSVEKEMRRSDSAKDAGADGVIEGSLLQTQIDELLPWLKQRLAGKVSTVKTTTKLDSHPCVVTVEEMAAARHFIKTQSHNMSEENRYALLQPQFEINAKHPIIKKLHKLTTSDPELAELLAKQLFSNAMVGAGLVDDPRMLLTSMNDLLQKVLDKH; encoded by the exons ATGAGTGTGGCTAACGGTCTATTGCGTTTGCAGAAACTGGCCCGACCATCATTTGCACTAGCGAGATGCCTCCATCCAGCCACCGGTCGGCTATACCACAGTTCCGGGCGTCTCCAGGAAG TACATCACATTCCAGCCACAGCATCCTGGACACTCCCGCTTAGCCGATCACTAACAACGAAACCGGCTGAAGACGCGGGCGACAGCGGCTACCATTCGATCATTCGCGATCAGGAAAAGACTGTGGGCAACAGCGATAAGCATGAGTTCCAGGCGGAAACGCGAATGCTGCTCGACATTGTGGCCCGTTCACTGTACTCTGACAAAGAAGTGTTTGTCCGGGAACTCGTCTCGAACGCCAGCGATGCACTGGAAAAGTTCCGCTTTCTCATTCAATCTTCAGCGGACGGTAGCGGTGAGTTCGTTGAGGCAGACCGGTCACTCGAGATCCACATCGGTACCAACAAGCAGGAACGCCAGCTAACGATCCAGGACACGGGTATCGGTATGACACGCGAGGAACTGATTGCCCATCTCGGTACGATCGCTCGATCCGGCTCGAAACACTTCATCGAGCAGCTAAAAGAAAGCGGCAAGGGTACACAGGAGAACGTACAGAACATTATCGGCCAATTCGGAGTGGGTTTCTACTCGGCCTTTATGGTAGCCGATCGGGTCGATGTGTACACCCGATCGGCGAGAGCCGGTTCGCCGGGTCTTAAGTGGTCATCGGATGGTTCGGGAACCTTCGAGGTGCAGGAAGCGGAAAATGTCGCCGTCGGTACAAAGATCGTGGTCCACTTGAAGGGTGATTGCCGGGAGTTTGCTGACGAAGATCGGATTCGGGAGGTGATCCGCAAGTACAGCAACTTTGTCGGTAGCCCGATCTACCTAAACGGCAAACAGGCGAACCAGATACAGCCGATCTGGCTGATGGAACCGAAACAGGTTACGGCCGATCAGCACAACGAGTTCTATCGCTTCGTTGGTAACACCTTCGATGTGCCACGCTTCACGCTGCACTACAAGACGGACGTACCGCTCAGCATCCGTGCGCTGCTGTACTTCCCCGAGGGAAAACCCGGCCTGTTCGAGATGTCCCGTGACACCGACATCGGAGTGGCACTGTACACGCGCAAAGTATTGATACAATCGAAGACCGAAAATCTACTACCCAAGTGGTTACGCTTCCTGAAGGGTGTCGTCGATTCGGAGGACATTCCGTTGAATTTAAGCCGTGAACTGCTACAGAACAGTGCCCTGATTCGGAAGCTCCGTGTAGCGCTCACTAATCGTGCGCTACGCTTTTTGCATGACCGCTCGCAAAAGGAACCAGAAAGCTACGATAAGTTCTACAAGGATTACGGTCTCTTCCTGAAGGAAGGTATCGTCACtagccaggagcagcaggaaaaggaggagatcGCACGATTGCTACGTTTCGAGACGAGCAAAGAAGCGGGCCGCACCGTTTCACTGCCCGAGTACTGCGAGCGTCAGGCCGAGGGACAGAAAGACATTTACTATCTAGCAGCGCCAAACAGAACCCTTGCTGAAGCTTCACCATACTATGAGTCACTCAAGAAGCGCGGAATCGAGGTGCTCTTCTGCTACGAAGCGTACGATGAGCTGGTGCTAATGCAGCTGGGTATGTATCTGGGCAAGAATCtggtttcggtggaaaaagaaatgcgCCGTTCGGATAGCGCCAAGGATGCGGGAGCTGATGGGGTGATTGAAGGATCGCTGCTACAAACGCAGATCGATGAGCTGCTTCCGTGGTTAAAACAACGGCTTGCTGGCAAGGTGTCGACTGTAAAGACCACGACCAAGCTCGACAGCCATCCGTGTGTAGTGACGGTGGAGGAGATGGCCGCCGCGAGACATTTTATCAAAACACAAAGCCATAACATGAGCGAAGAGAATCGCTACGCGCTTCTCCAGCCACAGTTTGAAATTAATGCCAA GCATCCCATCATTAAAAAGCTTCATAAGCTGACCACTAGCGATCCAGAGCTGGCAGAACTGTTGGCCAAGCAGCTCTTCTCGAACGCGATGGTCGGCGCCGGATTGGTGGACGATCCACGTATGCTGCTCACCAGCATGAACGACCTGCTGCAAAAGGTACTTGATAAGCACTAG
- the LOC125956628 gene encoding NF-kappa-B-repressing factor-like, which yields MGGINKKKSKLPVPKTKQKKKIKQWKESAESPAKKSKKPLPQIAGKQKKTPAVSHKPKNFVTAPPKDESMDSDDEQQETSTVVATFATPRIPDPKLSPKLVTMLRPVVGYIYNDEQMSLKMSFEQAALLLEPDYNEETKVFRFLVNTKEVCRAVGEKNEAHSEAREKLVQIVRYYCYTVKKVKEYFTRRKIFYTRPPKAVLAESTETATKGKKLKEENIGFQMLQKQGWSGGGLGSGEDGIIEPITAMKRKGKQGLGTDNATEEAGETEEKVKIPLEAFYLVIQEYAGVNALYDLVFSSQFAREQVRKLREFAQSKKLQTQMVGQKKKKKLVISKPLTISEIMVGVLKGHSDLCAKYIVIPPASMADGAAT from the exons ATGGGTGGaataaacaagaaaaaatcaaaacttCCAGTGCCTAAAaccaaacagaagaaaaagataaaacagTGGAAGGAAAGTGCCGAATCGCCGGCAAAGAAATCCAAAAAGCCACTACCACAGATTGCCGGCAAGCAGAAAAAGACGCCGGCCGTATCGCACAAACCGAAGAACTTTGTAACTGCTCCGCCAAAAGATGAATCAATGGATTCGGATGATGAACAGCAAGAGACCAGTACCGTGGTGGCCACATTTGCAACCCCCCGTATCCCCGATCCGAAACTATCACCGAAACTGGTGACGATGTTGCGGCCGGTGGTGGGCTACATCTACAATGATGAACAGATGTCGTTGAAGATGAGCTTCGAACAGGCCGCGCTACTGTTGGAACCGGATTACAACGAAGAGACGAAGGTTTTCCGGTTTCTGGTCAACACGAAGGAAGTGTGCCGGGCGGTCGGAGAGAAGAACGAAGCACACTCGGAGGCACGCGAGAAGCTCGTACAGATCGTTCGCTACTATTGCTATACCGTGAAG AAAGTGAAGGAATATTTCACTAGAAGAAAAATCTTCTACACCCGACCACCGAAGGCAGTGCTGGCGGAGAGCACCGAAACGGCCACCAAGGGAAAGAAgctgaaggaggaaaacatCGGATTTCAGATGTTACAGAAGCAGGgctggagtggtggtggtctgggtAGTGGTGAGGATGGTATCATTGAACCGATCACCGCCATGAAACGGAAGGGCAAACAGGGCCTCGGAACGGATAATGCCACCGAGGAGGCTGGCGAgacggaggagaaggtgaaaaTCCCGCTCGAAGCATTCTACCTGGTAATCCAGGAGTACGCCGGTGTGAATGCCTTGTACGATCTAGTGTTTAGTTCGCAGTTTGCTCGCGAACAGGTGCGCAAGTTGCGCGA ATTTGCACAATCAAAAAAGCTGCAAACACAAATGGTtggacagaagaagaagaagaagctcgtCATCAGCAAACCTCTGACGATCTCCGAGATCATGGTTGGCGTTCTGAAGGGTCATTCCGATCTCTGTGCCAAGTACATCGTTATACCACCGGCCTCGATGGCTGACGGTGCAGCCACATAA